A window of Candidatus Dadabacteria bacterium contains these coding sequences:
- a CDS encoding glutathione S-transferase family protein has translation MLTLYDDPISGNGYKVRWILRLTGKAFRVVNLDILNGETRTPEFLAINPNGKIPTLVFEDGRVLTESNAILFHFAEGTDYLPSEPFKRAQVLQWLFWEQYSHEPNIATSRFLRQHRELTDDVLAMLEAKKAPGEAALALMENHLTSHIFLVAESFSIADIALYAYTHVAEEGGFALDGYPAIRAWVKRVENVPGFISMSEASKPFDEAAV, from the coding sequence ATGTTAACCCTTTACGATGACCCGATTTCCGGCAATGGCTATAAGGTCCGATGGATCCTTCGGCTTACTGGCAAGGCTTTTCGAGTAGTCAACCTAGATATATTGAATGGTGAGACCCGAACCCCAGAATTCCTGGCGATCAACCCGAATGGAAAAATCCCGACCTTGGTGTTTGAAGATGGTCGTGTGCTTACAGAATCAAACGCAATCCTGTTCCATTTTGCCGAAGGAACCGACTATTTGCCGTCCGAACCCTTCAAGCGAGCTCAGGTTCTACAATGGTTGTTCTGGGAGCAATACAGCCATGAGCCAAACATCGCTACTTCACGTTTTTTGCGCCAGCATCGCGAGTTGACAGACGACGTGCTGGCTATGCTGGAAGCCAAAAAGGCACCGGGTGAAGCCGCACTGGCTCTTATGGAAAACCATCTGACTTCTCATATTTTTCTAGTTGCCGAGAGTTTCTCGATTGCTGATATTGCGCTCTACGCATACACTCATGTGGCTGAGGAAGGTGGATTTGCTTTAGATGGATATCCTGCAATTCGAGCTTGGGTTAAGCGCGTTGAGAATGTTCCTGGATTCATATCCATGAGCGAGGCAAGCAAACCCTTTGATGAAGCGGCGGTTTAG
- a CDS encoding EamA family transporter, with translation MKATFIAFLVAMIFGINPIFEKLSLKDASPLSVITIRFVFTSLCLVCLVLATGRFAQVIAVDGRTLFWILLSGLIGGLIGLFLYFTALQMADTSKIVAIVATFPMFTAIYAYLFLGESPGPMRITGIAFIVIGSILIEWNLLAD, from the coding sequence ATGAAGGCTACTTTTATTGCTTTTCTTGTGGCTATGATATTCGGGATTAACCCGATTTTTGAAAAACTGAGTCTGAAAGATGCTTCTCCGCTTTCGGTAATCACCATAAGATTTGTTTTCACTTCGTTGTGTCTGGTGTGTTTAGTGTTGGCTACGGGCAGGTTTGCACAGGTCATTGCTGTCGACGGCCGGACGCTTTTCTGGATACTTCTTTCGGGACTAATCGGAGGATTGATCGGTCTTTTTCTCTATTTCACGGCTCTTCAGATGGCCGATACCTCAAAAATTGTTGCGATAGTGGCTACTTTTCCCATGTTTACAGCCATCTACGCTTATCTTTTTCTGGGAGAAAGTCCAGGACCCATGAGGATTACGGGAATTGCTTTTATAGTTATCGGTTCTATCCTGATTGAGTGGAATCTGCTTGCGGACTGA
- a CDS encoding tetratricopeptide repeat protein — protein MSEERIQRFKKLLEKNPASPLVYYSLANEYFKLNRYEETIETINTYLKLKDDEGAAYRILGHCYTELGMPDQAKDAYEKGIQAASRHGHPDMAEEFRDYLESLDI, from the coding sequence ATGTCAGAAGAAAGAATTCAGAGATTTAAGAAGTTACTTGAGAAAAACCCCGCAAGCCCCCTTGTTTACTACAGTCTTGCAAATGAATATTTCAAGCTCAATCGTTACGAGGAGACCATAGAAACAATTAACACCTACCTAAAACTTAAAGACGACGAAGGGGCCGCTTACAGAATACTTGGCCATTGCTACACTGAACTTGGGATGCCAGACCAGGCAAAGGATGCCTATGAAAAGGGCATCCAGGCGGCATCAAGACACGGACATCCAGACATGGCTGAAGAGTTCCGCGATTACCTAGAATCCTTGGATATCTAG
- a CDS encoding branched-chain amino acid transaminase: protein MSADQSKIWFNGETVPWDEANVHVLTHTLHYGLGVFEGIRAYKCSNGKSAILKLTEHMERLYTSAHVAGIEIPYDMQTLCDAITDLLRENGLDEAYIRPIAFIGPGKKGILPGDNAVTVAIAVWPWGTYLGDDAIANGIRVKISSYTRMHVNSFMTKAKICGNYVNSVMARQEAADLGFDEAILLDSEGYVAEGSGENIFIVRNGILKTPPLTSILEGITRKCVLDLADDEGLSVKEQRFTRDELYIADEAFFTGTAAEVTPIKEVDGKKIGSGKPGEITKRLQERYFAVIKGEDEKFSHWLDYIP, encoded by the coding sequence ATGTCAGCCGATCAATCCAAAATATGGTTTAACGGAGAAACAGTGCCTTGGGATGAGGCAAACGTGCACGTACTTACCCACACTCTGCACTACGGCCTAGGCGTCTTTGAAGGCATAAGAGCTTATAAATGCTCTAACGGAAAGTCGGCAATCCTAAAACTCACCGAACACATGGAAAGGCTTTATACCTCGGCGCACGTGGCCGGCATAGAAATTCCATATGACATGCAGACCCTTTGCGATGCAATAACGGACCTTCTGCGTGAAAACGGACTCGATGAAGCTTACATCAGGCCAATAGCTTTTATCGGACCGGGGAAAAAAGGAATACTTCCCGGAGATAACGCCGTAACCGTGGCGATAGCCGTATGGCCATGGGGGACATATCTGGGAGATGACGCGATTGCTAACGGAATCAGGGTAAAGATATCATCCTATACGAGAATGCACGTTAACTCCTTTATGACCAAGGCCAAGATATGCGGAAATTATGTGAATTCAGTAATGGCACGCCAGGAAGCCGCCGACCTCGGTTTCGATGAGGCAATACTGCTTGACTCAGAAGGTTACGTGGCCGAAGGAAGCGGGGAAAACATCTTCATCGTTAGAAACGGGATTCTCAAAACTCCTCCTCTAACTTCTATACTGGAAGGAATAACTAGAAAATGCGTTCTGGATCTCGCCGACGACGAAGGTCTTTCGGTAAAGGAGCAGCGTTTCACAAGAGACGAGCTATACATCGCGGATGAAGCCTTTTTCACTGGCACCGCCGCCGAAGTAACGCCTATAAAAGAAGTTGACGGCAAGAAAATAGGTTCCGGAAAACCTGGAGAAATAACAAAAAGACTCCAAGAAAGGTATTTCGCCGTGATAAAAGGAGAGGATGAGAAATTTAGCCACTGGCTTGATTACATCCCTTGA